From the Pomacea canaliculata isolate SZHN2017 linkage group LG4, ASM307304v1, whole genome shotgun sequence genome, one window contains:
- the LOC112562893 gene encoding structure-specific endonuclease subunit slx1-like, whose protein sequence is MVHEVEDFHGVYLLCSLNPRYKGRTYIGYTVNPNRRIKQHNAGSQAGGACRTSGRGPWEMALIIHGFPNNISALQFEWAWQNPDKCRRLRDAPVLKRRSETAFQHRWRIACLLLQVGPWYRFALTIRWLKQDYKLDFPTDLSAPLHMPVVFGPVISKTLQDKGISPKKRLKPLADEESALEEELNSIPRLIRNNRVCAVCHRKLEPNDKRLMCFLPNCQMVSHIICLANRFIGNAQTMDLIPIQGACPGCKQTLLWGDLVRHFRGCYQNLSQSATDNGQADQAAHWADEVHLSQV, encoded by the exons ATGGTTCATGAGGTTGAAGACTTTCATGGTGTGTACTTGCTATGCTCCTTGAATCCGCGCTACAAAGGACGAACATACATTGGGTACACAGTAAATCCCAATCGGCGAATCAAACAGCATAATGCAGGCTCACAAGCAGGAGGAGCATGTCGAACCAGTGGTCGAGGACCATG GGAGATGGCGTTGATTATTCATGGGTTTCCAAACAACATTTCAGCTTTGCAG TTTGAATGGGCCTGGCAAAATCCAGATAAATGCAGGCGCCTTCGTGATGCCCCTGTTTTGAAGAGACGTTCCGAAACTGCCTTCCAGCATCGATGGAGAATAGCCTGTCTTCTTCTTCAAGTGGGACCCTGGTATCGCTTTGCCTTGACCATACGGTGGCTAAAACAAGATTACAAGCTGGACTTCCCCACAGACCTTTCTGCGCCCTTACACATGCCTGTTGTTTTTGGTCCCGTGATCAGCAAAACTCTTCAAG ACAAGGGCATCAGTCCAAAGAAAAGACTAAAGCCTTTAGCAGATGAAGAGAGTGCACTTGAGGAGGAGCTGAATAGTATACCTCGTCTCATCAGAAACAATCGTGTGTGTGCGGTGTGCCACCGTAAATTAGAG CCTAATGACAAGCGTCTGATGTGCTTCTTGCCAAACTGCCAGATGGTCAGCCATATCATTTGCCTTGCTAACCGCTTCATTGGCAATGCCCAAACTATGGACCTCATCCCTATCCAGGGTGCATGTCCTGGGTGCAAACAAACGTTGTTGTGGGGGGATTTGGTTCGTCACTTCCGGGGATGCTATCAAAACCTGTCGCAGTCAGCAACAGAT AATGGTCAGGCTGATCAAGCAGCTCACTGGGCTGATGAAGTACACTTGAGCCAAGTCTGA
- the LOC112562507 gene encoding uncharacterized protein LOC112562507 translates to MEVAETSNPSFRRVLVFCFLLVLLFRCSNQTIEDSRFTIKCQQVYVRNKLSSLSCQADKSLFEQKCENGSSELNFMIKPSKFKLLHFCKQDVLLNPSKCSSEPANGLVTCELKDNEWIYTCYFTATDQYLNITPWCVFTCKSSKFEHTAIKTQNCPPFILVNETLTTAPPPPAAKPLPPKEEFPLWAAILIALGIAGLIALVAFLVWRKRRQAQGPVQAPEGGAAQGEGEGEGEGEGEGESEGEDEGEGEEAEGASAEESQQPEEAAEGGGEAPAEE, encoded by the exons ATGGAGGTGGCAGAAACATCTAATCCATCTTTCAGACGTGTGCTGGTCTTCTGCTTCTTGCTGGTTCTGCTGTTTCGATGCTCCAATCAGA CTATCGAGGATTCGAGGTTTACGATCAAATGTCAGCAAGTTTACGTGAGAAACAAACTGTCAAGTCTTTCATGTCAAGCGGATAAGAGCCTATTTGAGCAGAAGTGCGAAAATGGATCCAGCGAACTTAATTTCATGATAAAACCCAGTAAATTTAAGTTGTTAcacttttgtaaacaagatgTTTTATTAAATCCAAGCAAATGCTCATCAGAGCCTGCAAATGGACTCGTTACCTGTGAGCTAAAGGATAACGAATGGATCTACACCTGCTATTTTACTGCAACTGACCAGTACCTAAATATTACACCGTGGTGTGTGTTCACTTGCAAGAGTTCCAAATTCGAGCATACGGCCATCAAAACCCAAAACTGTCCGCCTTTCATACTTG TGAATGAAACGTTAACAaccgcaccaccaccaccagcagctaaACCACTCCCACCAAAGGAAGAATTTCCCCTATGGGCAGCAATTCTCATTGCACTTGGCATTGCCGGTTTGATTG CATTGGTGGCGTTCCTAGTGTGGAGAAAACGTCGGCAGGCCCAagg TCCCGTACAAGCTCCAGAAGG AGGAGCGGCTCAAGGAGAAGGTGAAGGAGAAGGTGAAGGAGAAGGTGAAGGagaaagtgaaggagaggaTGAAGGAGAAGG AGAGGAAGCTGAAGGGGCAAGTGCCGAAGA GTCACAACAAccagaagaagcagcagaagg TGGAGGAGAAGCACCAGCGGAGGAGTAA